One genomic segment of Salminus brasiliensis chromosome 6, fSalBra1.hap2, whole genome shotgun sequence includes these proteins:
- the LOC140557290 gene encoding uncharacterized protein, which translates to MQEWIWAWLLVLALHCGTLEGMYSIQASCNDDVTLPCQVRDATDKYRYIVWYRNNIAVIKRKNNDVTFYNKSSPASLGVKESLVLRQVQPNDTGQYQCFLAADIGAKDIESYVSLVVSECETMVPTELSTADPLLSCPVHVLEIPALWAVLPFILFCLIKVGLCFIATLVCKKMSGSGGGGNRRQSSRKYSQQTTPSQRSYKI; encoded by the exons ATGCAGGAGTGGATTTGGG cATGGCTTTTGGTGCTTGCTTTGCACTGTGGAACACTGGAGGGAATGTACTCGATCCAAGCAAGCTGCAATGATGACGTTACACTGCCCTGCCAAGTAAGGGATGCAACAGACAAGTATCGCTACATTGTCTGGTACAGAAACAACATTGCCGTCATTAAGAGGAAGAACAATGATGTGACATTTTATAACAAGTCCTCTCCCGCATCACTGGGGGTGAAGGAGTCCCTGGTGTTGCGGCAGGTGCAGCCCAATGACACTGGACAATACCAATGTTTCCTGGCAGCAGACATTGGTGCTAAAGACATAGAGTCGTATGTCTCACTCGTTGTATCAG AGTGTGAAACTATGGTCCCAACTGAGCTTTCCACAGCAGACCCCTTGTTATCGTGCCCTGTTCATGTGTTGGAGATTCCTGCTCTCTGGGCCGTGCTGCCATTTATTCTCTTCTGCCTGATTAAAGTTGGCCTTTGCTTCATAGCTACCCTG GTATGCAAGAAGATGAGCGGAAGTGGAGGTGGAGGTAACAGAAGACAGTCAAGCCGTAAATACTCACAGCAAACCACCCCCAGTCAAAGAAGCTATAagatttaa